Genomic window (Canis lupus dingo isolate Sandy chromosome 6, ASM325472v2, whole genome shotgun sequence):
TAGACCTAATAGTATCTGAAATAATAATTTCAGCGAAAATGCTGGTTCTTAATTGGATCGCAGCGTTTTCTGGATTCCCTGATCCCTCGGTCCCTAAGCCTTGGATGTGCCAAGGCTTAAAACAGCTTGGCGTAGCGTAAACGCTAAACTGTTAGCCgcagtaatataattttttaaaactcggAGACTCCATTTCCCTTGAGGCATTGCGGCCGCTCCGACTACAAGTCCCATCATGCCAGGCAGGCCGTGTGCGCTGAAATTCCCTGGTCCCCCAATCTGGTTTTCCACTCCCAGCATTCCTCCCTGTTTTCCTACCCTGCCCGCACGCCTAAACGGGTTGCCGGAACAACCAATTGGGTCAAGGAGTGCAAGGCCAGGCAGGCCAATCGCCTCGCCGGAGGGGCGGGAGAAGGCGTGGCCAcaccctggccccgcccctgctCCGTGGCTCGTTCCCTGCGGACTAGCGCCTCGGGCGTGACCAGGAGACATGAGCGCTACCTGGGGGAACCCGGGATGGGTGAGGCTCGCGCTGTGCCTCGCGGGCTTAGTGCTCTCCCTGTACGCGCTGCACGTGAAGGCGGCGCGCGCCCGGGACCGGGATTACCGTGCGCTCTGCGACGTGGGCACCGCCATCAGCTGTTCGCGCGTTTTCTCCTCCAGGTGCGCGCGGGAGTGCAAGGCTTGGGGGAACGGGGCTGCTCGGCTGGGCGGCCAGGTTGCCAACCGCTTCTGGAGCCTGGGATCGGGATGCCCCGTGAGCGGACCCGTGGGGGCGGGGCTGCTTGAAGGGTCGTTGCCTGGAGATGGAAGTGTGGGGCCTGGGGTGAGGGGGTGTAGACAGTGTTGTTGGGCACTGGGTTTATTCCGGGGAGTAGCACGTAGATCCTGATAACAAGGAATAAGGGTAACCGGGTAGAAGAGGGAATGGAATAGCGTAGAGCGACTGATGATGGTCTTGAGGATGGCTGTGACTGGGGATAAGGGCTGGGCTGGCTATGCATGAGGGCCTGGGGTTGGTCGAATACAAAGTGGGGAGTGGGCGGACAGGGAGCTGGAGATTTAGAGGACCAGGACGGAGAGATTCTGCACTGTATGCCCAGTCTCTGGTAACTCTGTAAAAGCAAGGTCAACTTTCTATCTACCTTGCCATCTTAAGAATTATTAAAGGTCTAGGATGCAAAGAGGGGCGTGTATGGTGGAGCCATGGCTAGGCTGGCCTGGCCTGGAGGTAGGGGAGGACAGGAGTGACATGGAATCCTGATCTGGCCAAAGGGAGGCTAGCGAGGAGGTCATTGACCGTTGGACTCTGGAGGgcatggggagggaagggggaagtaCAGCCTAGGTGGCTTTTAGAAAATCACCCGTCCAGGACAGGGCCAAGGCACTGGGTTACCACTCCTCACCTGGGCCCTTCCCTCCACCAGGTGGGGCCGGGGCTTTGGACTGGTGGAACAGGTGCTCGGCCAGGACAGCATCCTCAATCAATCCAATAGCATATTCGGTTGCATCTTCTACACTTTACAGCTGTTATTAGGTGAGTGGTCCCGCCCCTTCCCTGTAGGCCCCGCCTCTTCCTGAcaggccccctcccccttggCCAGCCCAGCTCAACCCCATCCCTGGCAATCTTGGTGACCCAGACGGGCTGAGCACCTGGGGGCGGGAACTAACAAGTCTCACTTGGTTTAGGTACTGTCAAAGCCAGCAGGGCTCTTAAAGGATCCTAAGACTCCACACTTTTGTGGAAAAGACTCCGTAGTTACTCTCTGAGGGGACTCCAAGGACTGCTTCTCTTTCATCTCATGTAGAGCTCAGCGGGAAAATTCACTATTTGGGTTCTAGGGATCATTGAACTGATAGGAGAACAAAGGCCTTCGTGAGGCCCATCAGAGCCTCTCATTTTAGAGACTCTTACCCAGCAGAGTCTAGGGGGGTACCCTGAAGTCAAAGCAGTGTTCTAGAGGTGGCCAGTCCCTGAAGCCCATGCCTGAGCCTTGTCTGCCTTGCAGGTTGCCTCCGGGCCCGCTGGGCATCTATCCTGCTGGTGCTGAGTTCCCTGGTGTCTCTTATCGGTTCTGTCTACCTGGCCTGGATCCTATTCTTCGTACTCTATGATTTCTGCATCGTTTGCATCACCACCTATGCCATCAATGTGGGCCTGGTTGTGCTCAGCTTCCGGAAGGTCCAGGAGCCGCAGGGCAAGGTCAAGGGGCACTGAGCCCTCACCCAAGCCAGGCTGACCTCATGCCCTGCCAAGGGGGCCATGTCTGGGTCCTTAGAAGAGTCTGCAACCTAACACCACCATACTCCCACACAAGACAATGGACCAAATGTGCCACACTCTTTCCTCCACCCTAGTGCCTCTGGCTCTGTCCCCAAGGGCTGGTTTCCAAAGTTCCTGCCATCGCCCAAGGAGGGAAGGTTCTGAgcaataaaatttcttaaataaattggCTAAGTCTGAGCCATCTGTCTGCGAGGGACCCTAGTGTTGGGCCTCCCCCCGTCTTGCCTCCTCTGTACTAGAAGCATATGAGTGAGAGGGAGAGTGGAGGACCTACCTAGAAAGGATGGTTAGTCCCTTCTTCAGCGTGTATAGTCAGTAAGAGTTGGTGTACCATCAGCCCCACCCCTAAGAAACAGGCTGGCAGCTCATCCTTGCTGCCCAATGAGAGCCAGACTTTCTCTTCGGGGACAGCCTGCATGGGCAAACTACTTTTCTACTTCTGCACATGCTTGCTGGCAAGTTCTTCCTGTGGTCTAACTGTAACCCCTTCAGCTGCCTTATCTATCACCCCAAGTCAGTCTTGGCAGCCCTGGAAGACCAGGGAcacattttgagtatttttgttttatttttcctaatatatacCAAGCACTTAGCCACATGCCAAGGACTGCTTAAGAACATATGTTAACTCATGTAACCCTTATATATCCAATTGTATTATCCCTATCTTGATGAGGAAATGGGGACAGAGAGGGTAAGTAATTTATGTAAGACCACACAGCTAGTGCCAGGGAGGGGATTAGTGGGCTCTCAGGATTTGGATCCACAGGGGCCATCTGGCTCGtgtctatgttctttttttttttttttttttttattgatttatgatagtcacagagagagagagagaggcagagacacaggcagagggagaagcaggctccatgcaccgggagcccgacgtgggattcgatcccgggtctccaggatcgcgccctgggccaaaggcaggcgccaaaccactgcgccacccagggatccctcgtgtCTATGTTCTTAACACAGCTGCATCTGTGTTGGGGTCAGGATTCCCTAGAAGTTTGGGCTGACCTGAGTTAGaagttgggaagaaaaaaagagtacactCTGAGTGTTCTTCCCTCCCAACTGAGTCTTCCACCACCTGCAAGAAAGGTGGGAACCACTATGACCCTGGTCTCTGGGAAGGCAGCAGAGAGGTGTTGAGATTCGTCAGTCTCATTGCCAGCAAGTAACAGTGAGCCCTGGGCCTCAATACCCAGCCCTGCACACATGGCCTCTGGGAGTGGGCCTGGGAGAGAGGTGGGAAAGCTGAAATCAAGTGAGTGCCCCTCCCAGTTCCCAGAGGACAGCTTCCATGCTGGGAGCAAGTCTACTCTATGTCAGACTCTGGTCCAAGCCCTTTGACCTTCAACAATTCTGAGTTCACAGACAGGCTAATTGTCCAAGGTCACTCAAGCAGTAAATGGGGGcagctaggatttgaatccacAAAATGTGGCCACGGCTACAGCCCAGAGAGGGGTGGCGAATAGCCCAGGGTAACACAGCCATAGCCCCAGAGCTGGGAGCTGCTCAGGCTCCCTTCCAGGGCTGAGGAAAAGCAAGGACACCTGACTCTGAGCCAACTTGGGGGCGGAGCAGAGGTGGAGCTAGGGAAACCCAGGTGGCCTCTCTGAAACCCAGAGCTTAGGCAGCAGAGTGGCCTGGAGCAGCATGAAGCAGAGCTGGGGACCCGGGCTGCTCATCCTGGGAGCAGTGGTCCTCATGAAGGGTGAGCACCCCTGTGTTTGTGTGGGTAGGGGAGTGGTGCAGTGGGTGTTCAGGGGCCACCCTCTGCCCCGGCCGCCTCACATCTTGGTGCGTGTGAGGGAGCATGCCAGTGGGGTGGACAGGCTGTCTGTGGTGATGTAACTGTGTCTGGCTGTGTAGCAGGGGAGGTGTATGCGGCCACTCATGTCAGAACAGGAGTGACTTTCTTGGGCTAGACTTTAGTCTGTATCTGTATGTGCCCGTGTGCGTGTACCCTgttcccctctctgcctctcctcttccagAATGACCTTTGGCGAGTTCTGGGAGCTCTTTGGCTcctttgtctccctgtctctccgtATGTCCCATCTCTCCTGGCCCAGATGTTGATATGCCTGTGACGGGAAAGAGGGAAGGCAGGGGATCCTTTAGTAGAATTTCTGGCAGTTTCTGGGAAAAGTGGGGGTGTCTGAGTTGTCAGAACAGGGGTGGTGAGTCTCCATCTCCTGGAGCCCTCCCCCACTTGGACGTGACGTTGGCCTCTAATCCTTCCTCTTAGGCATCACGGCTGAAAGCACAATTAAGCTAATGCTCACCACATTTATGGGCCGCCTCCCTGACTCAGTGGCGGGGGCTGGAGTTGGGGGTTCTGAAGCCTGGAGGAGGGTTGGACTGGTCCCAAGCTGAACCCTGGCCCAGGAGTGCTGAGCACAGCTAAGGGAGGAGAATTAATTACTAAGTGTACACTCTGAATAGCTTCCAATAAAAGCTGTTTCTTGACctcatatattttcattctggGAGGGGCCGGTGAGGTAGCTGCACAGTCATAGGCAAGGACCCAGGGCCCGACCCCCAAAACCTATGCCTTCCACCAAGGCTGGGCTAGGCAGGTAAGGCTCCCCCAGGTCtcacctgtgtctctctcttcccaGGTCTTCGAGCAGCTCAGCATGGTAAGCTCTGGGGACATGGGGCCAGGCCTTTCTTGGGGCTCCGTCTGGCCTTGGGGAGGACAGGATAGGCCTTCTGCCAGTCTGATCCGCCCCTCTTCACAGTGTGTGGGCAGCGTGGCCCTGGCCCCCCTGAGCCTCAGGAGGGCATCACGGTACCTGGCGAGTGGCCGTGGCAAGTGAGTGTGAGGAGGCGGGGAGTCCACATCTGCAGCGGATCCCTGGTGGCGGACACCTGGGTCCTCACTGCTGCTCACTGCTTTGAAAAGTGAGTCGTGGCTGGAGTCAGGCAGAGCTTCTGGCTTTTGCCACTGTCCCCCTTTGCATTCAGTGCCTCGGCCTTGTCCCTCCTCTTTCAGGGCAGCAGTGACAGAACTGAACTCCTGGTCGGTTGTCCTGGGTTCTCTGCAACGTGAGGGGCTGAGCCCAGGGGCTGAGGAGGTAGGAGTGACGGCTCTGCAGCTGCCACGGGCCTATAGCCACTACAGCCAGGGCTCAGACCTGGCCCTGCTACAACTTGCCCACCCCATGGCCCACACACCCCTCTGCTTGCCCCAACCTACCCATCGCTTTCCTTTTGGGACCTCCTGCTGGGCCACTGGCTGGGATCAGGACACCAATGGTGGTAAGTACTGGCCCAGACTGAAGCCCAGAGGCCCTatgcttgcccaaggtcacatagcctcAGCTGCCAACTGTCCCTCTACTCAACGTCTCTTGGTCTCCCAACCCCCTTTCTTTTGCCAGCTCCCAGGACTCTGCGAAATCTGCGCCTGCGTCTAATCAGCCGCCCCACATGTAACTGTCTCTACAACCGGCTGCACCAGCGTCTGCTGGCCAGCCCAGCTCGGCCTGGGATGCTGTGTGGGGGCGCCCAGCCTGGGGTGCAGGGGCCTTGTCAGGTCTGATGGGGAAGACAAGGGAAGGgaacagaaggggaggggggacctAGCCCTGGGCTTGGTACTCAATCCATAGGGATGGGTGGCAGTGCCACTGTTAGAGGGTGTCTGCCCATGGCTGGGGCTCAAGTGTCTATCCTTGACTCCTTTGCCTGGCTCCAGGGAGATTCCGGGGGCCCCGTGCTGTGCCGCGAGCCTGATGGATACTGGGTCCAGGCTGGGATCATCAGCTTTGCATCAAGCTGTGCCCAAGAAGACACTCCCGTGCTGCTGACCAACACAGCTGCTTACAGCTCCTGGCtgcaggctcaggctcagggggCAGTCTTCCTGTCCCAGAACCCAGAGACCCCAGAGATGAGTGATGAGGACAGCTGTGTAGGTATGAGCAGGGCGCATTAGGAGTGGGACATGTCGGGACACCCAGGCCTGCATAAGGACTTCTGGGCAGCAGACAGAAGCACAGTGAAGCAAGTTTCAGCTCAGAATAGAAAATTGGGACAAAACGTTCACGTACTAATTAGGGGGCTTTTAAGGCCCCTTTCAGCCCCTAAGATAGTAACACCCCCATTTAGGGCTGAGAGGCATAGTTACTTCAGAACTCTGTGCATTTAGAGTTTAGGTGAGACGAGGGATCTGAGATCTAATTGAAGGTTGTAGGGGTAAGCTGCAAGTTTCCAAGCAGGGACCCAGTGAGATTGGACAGGGCAGGGCTCCCACTCAGAATTCTAGCATTAAGTGACTAACATGCAAATTTCATGAAAAGTAATTCTTAGGATGGAAGCTGTGTCTTGATGGTAAGAGCAGTACTAGTGAGCCAGAATTCTGGGGCCAGTCCAAGCCTGGAGGGGTACAGACAGATGGGGTAGGAGAATGATGAGCAGGGCCACTCCCATGAGGCTAGACCATCAGGGTTTAAGAGCTTAGGTCTTAGCTTTTGAGTCTCAAGTCAGCAACCTGCCTGTGTTTAATGAGCTAgaaagtcacttgacctctctggaaCTTTGGTTATGTCGGTAACAAGGGTAACAAGATCCAGCTTAAAGGATATCGTGGGCAGTGCTTAGCACAGGGCCAGGCATGCAGTAAGCACTTAGCAAGAAGGCAGGTGATGTAATCCGTCTGTTCCAGCCTGTGGATCCTTGAGGAGAGAAGGTCCCCAGGCAGGAGTCCCCTCCCCATGGCCCTGGGATGCCAGGCTGAAGCACCAGGGGAAGCTGGCCTGTGGTGGAGCCCTGGTGTCAGAGGAGGTAGTGCTGACTGCTGCCCACTGCTTCATTGGGTGAGCCATCTCTCTTGCCTttgtgcccacccccaccccctctcctgccctcacTGGCAGCCCCACCACCCGATGCTGCCTCTACACAGGCGCCAGACCCCAGAGGAATGGACCATAGCACTGGGGACTGGAGCAGAGGAGCGAGGCCTGAAGCAACTCATCCTGCATGGGGCTTATACCCACCCAGAGGGGGGCTACGATGTGGCCTTCCTGTTGCTGGCCCAACCTGTGACACTAGGCCCCAGCCTTCGGCCCCTCTGCCTGCCCTATTCTGACCACCATCTGCCTGACGGGGAACGTGGCTGGGTCCTGGGGCTGCCCCGCCAAGGAGCAGGTATGTAGGACAGGCCCCAGCAGCTGTCCATCCATCCTAGAGGCTGCTGGGACAGCTGGGTCTTTACCTTCACCCTACAGGCATCAGCTCCCCTCAGACTGTGCCTGTGACCCTCCTGGGACCCAGGGCCTGCAGCCGGCTGCATACAACTCCTGGGAGCGACAACATCCCCATTCTGCCAGGGATGGTGTGTACCAGTGTTGTGGGTGAGCCACCCCACTGTGAGGTGAGCCCCAGTCCCCCAGACCTCACTCCACAGACCCCGGCATCTTTATCCTGTAACTCACAGACCTTCTGCCAGGCTTGGCCTCCAGGCCTGCCTCTCACTTGAAATCGGGCCTTTCTGCCAGCTGGCTCCCAAGCAGCCAGAGCCTCGGCCCAGCCCCTAGCCCCTTCTGCCCCCACCGCTGCCTAGGGAGAAGAGGAAGTCACCCACTGTCACCTGACCCCTTACAGGGTCTCTCTGGGACACCACTGGTGCATGAGGTGAGGGGCACATGGTTCCTGGCTGGGCTACACAGCTTTGGAGATGCCTGCCAAGGCCCGGCAAGGCCCGCAGTCTTCATGGCACTCCCCGCCTATGAGAGCTGGGTCAGCAGTTTGGACTGGCAGGTCTATTTTGCTGAGGAGCCGGAGCCTGAGACTGAGCCTGGAAGCTGCTTGGCCAACATGAGTACGTGGCCCTAGGGCTTCCCTGCTGACACTTCCCTCTTTAGACCCATCCTCTCTCCATCCAGGGAAAGATCTGTTCTGACCCACCTCTAGGTTGCCCTGGGATAGGACAGAATTCTGGTTCTTCATTATTATGACTTGGAGCAGGCCTCTCAACttcaaacctcagttttctcatgtcaTGGGGGTTAAGTagcatcttcttcctcttcttccagggagggaggaaagttCTGAGGATGAGGCCAACCCcgccctccttcctcttcctgacAGGCAAACCAACTGGCTGTTAACAGGTGGCTCTGGGATACTGCAGACACAGTGAGACAATCCGTGCGTCACTGcccttgtccctctcccacttccccaaCCCACATGTGACGCCAGGCACGGGGCAGGCCCAACAGCCCAGGGGGCTCTGGGAAGAAGCCTGCCCAGACCAGCTGCTGCCCTCACTCCCTACCCTGCAGGACAGGGAGGTGTCACCTATGGATGCTCCCCTACACCCAGCTCTGCTGTCCGACGCAGGCGTCCCCAGCCTTCCCTAGTCTTCACCCCCTCAGATACGATCACACCAGCCACTtactttgaaaattcattttttgggggttgggggagcaattttccttttttttaaaacttaaataaattgttacaaaatagactttagaaAATAAGTTACAAATTGTAGCAAAAGGCTCCCCTTCCACAGGCAACATTCCCACCTGTGGCTCTCTGAATGGCCTCTCCCTGGTGTTGGAATCTGGCTGGTGACAGTGGCCCCACATCATGGCAGAGCCTGGCACCGggtttcttgcagggctggtcaTAAGGAAGAGCATAGTGACAaagaatggggaaaggaaagcCTTCAAGGACAGGGACATGAGGGATACCTCACCCCCTCCTAATGCAAGCAGCCAGATCTGGGTCCTCTGCACAGTGGGAGAGAATAAGAGATGGGGAAGCCTAACTACTCCTGAGCAAAACATGGAGATCAAGCCTTTCCCTGCaacctgccccccctccccgcccgtaTTCTGATCTTTGGAGACTTGAAGtttagagggagaagctgaggtCTGCAGGCCACTGGGGTGAAGGATCCAGAAGTGAGGTCGTGGGGGTAGGTGGAGGGGGCAATGACAagccccctctgcctgctgctggtgcctttggggctcctggggagaaagaaaggaaatcactGACTCAGGGCAGCAAACCCCACACAGCTTGCACCCCTTGTTCCCTAGCCCCGCAGGCCATCCTGACAGCACCCCGCGGGGCCCCAGAGGCCTGCGTGAGAACTCCTAATTATTTTTCTAGGCCTCATTGACTGGCCTCTCGCTCATTCCCTTGAGGTCACGAGAAATCTTTTATTCTGAAAGCCATCGTGTCAGCACTCTCTCAGGGCACTCTCACTCACCATCCCCTCCTTCCCTGAGTCCCTGGTCAAAGACCAGCCATCTCAGGGACACCCGCCCTTGGTGGCCACTATATGGAGGGGTTCTGGGACAAGGCCTACAGATCTCTAGAGGAGGCTGACGGCATGAGCCGAGGGCCCAGGAACAGGCTGAGGAAACAGGCTGCCCCACTCCCCCATAGCCTCCTCCTCCagcagggctgggtggggtggCTTTCCATGGAAATCTTCCCTGATAGACGATGGGAGATAGGGGCTAATGGCTGCTGTTGCTACAGCTGGGCCTGGCTTCAAAGAAACAATTATCTGTGACTCAGTCCTCCAGTTAAAGGTGTGCTGGCGGGAAGGGGGGATGCAGGTAGAAAGAGTGGTTTGGTTGGCTCCTAAAAAGGAGATGCacagcagagagaagaaagggttCAATAAAGGGGAGAAGAGACAGGGGGCAGTATCAGTAGCAAATGACCAGAGATCTAGTTTCCAAGCAATGAGGAGGGGGACCAGAGACAAGATGCAGGGAAGAGGGACAGCAAGCTGGGGGGCTAACCAGTGGCCCAGCTTCCCTGGCCAAGTCAACACAAAAGCCACAAAACCCACAGAGCAGTCTAGTCTGGGGGTGCCTCCCACACCCCATTCCTCACTCTTGCTACCTGCCTCAAGGAAAGAGCACCACCTTTCTCTGGAGACCATTCTCTCTGGAAATCATTCTTTGACTGGCTGGATCAGGAGTTTCCAGATGTAGTAGCCAGATAGCTGCCTCCTCTCCTCAAACAAAACACCCCTTCTTCTTTGGTTCCTGCCCTGCGGCTGCCTCAGCCTCTGCCcacaccctaccccaccccacagTTCAGCCCAGCAGGCTGTTCACCTGACCCAGAGGTTCCAATGTCAGTCCTCCCAAGGTGGCATCCTCAAACTGATTTTCTCCATATCCAAGCTGCACCTGCCCCACCCCCGCTAGGAAGTCATGTGACCTTCCCCCCCTCACTCCTTGCCCCCCCACTCTGTGCCCATCTCCTCTGGGACCCTTCCATTCTCTGCCCAAGCCATTCATGCCCCCGTACCAGAGCTGGCCACTGTCCACTCctcctggtgctgctgctggtgctgctggaaGCTGATTCGGCGGCGGAAGTGGCGGGGACAATGGGGGCAAGTGAAGGGCCCCTCCCGAGGTGCATGGACCCGCCCATGACCCTCCAGCCGGGCAGCTGTCCGGAAGGCCTTGCCACAGATGCTGCAACGGTGGCGCTTGGGGTCTGTGTGGGTCCTGCCATGGTTTTTAAGGGACAACAGGTTAGGTAGAAgtttggggcagagggagcatgGGTAGAGTCCAGTGGTGTGAGCCTTCTGATGGTTTAGCAGGCTACCGGCATGGCGGTAGGACCGCCCACACTGGGCACAGCGGAAGGGCCGTTCCTCGTCTTCAGCCACCGTGGACTTTACTCCTTGGCCCCCATTAGCTCTCCCAGCATTCTCTCCTGGGGCTGTGTGGGGTTCTGATGGGGACTTCTGGATTCCCCCTTGGCCAGAGGGATCTGCCTCAGCTTCCACAATCCCACTGGCAGTACCTCTGGCCTCCTGTGTCTGGGGTGGCACCTGACTGAGGCTGCTGGCATGAGTGTGCAGGTGACTGGCTAGTTCATGATGGGACTGAAAAGCCTTACCACAGTCAGGGCAGGCAAAGGTCTGGGCAGCTATGTGGTTGCAGCTGTGGCTCCTTGTGGCCACAGGATTTGAGACCTCCTTGGAGCAGAGCAGGCAATGGTGGCAGTCTGTCTTGGGGGTGCTGTGGCAGTTCAGAGGGCCTTCTGACTGGCAGTACGTCTTGCCACAACAGCTGCAGGAAAAGGGGTGACTCTCTGGCTGGAGCTGAGGTTTGCTATCTCCATTGTCCCAGCTCTCCACAGGACTCAGACTAGGGCCATTGGGCTGGCTGTTGCCAAGGTGGCAAGAACTCTTGGGGATACTGTCCCCTGACTCATCTTCTGGCTTGGTCAGTACATGACCCAGAGGAACCCAACCTTCACCATGATTCACCGGTCCCCCATCTCCTTGCCTCCCTTCGACATTCCCCATGTCCCTGGATACTAGCTCAGTGGGTTCTGAACCTGCTGCCCCAATGGGGCTCTGATTCTGCTCCTCCAGCCTCCCGGGTCTGTCCTCCAGCTGGAGAACTGCCTCAGTATCACCTGATCTGTCTTCTAGTCCCTGGCCATCAgcctggttcccctctgggccctCCAGGCCCCTCTGATCCCTTTCAGTCTCTGCTTCATGCTCCCGGAGGTGCCGCTCCAGAGATCCCCGGCCAGGGAAACCCCGGCCACACAGGGCACAGCGCACGGCCATCCGCCGTGACAGCCCTGCTCGCCGCCGCCGGCTCTCTGAGTGCAGCCTCTGGTGGTCCTTCAGGGCCACGCCATTGGAGTAGGTCTTGGGGCAAGTGGGACAGCTGTAGTGACCTGTCTCGTGGCTGCGCCGGTGGTTCAGGAGGCTGCCCGCGTGGCGGTAGGCCCGCCCGCACTGCCCACACCTGAAGGGTCGATCTTCCCGAGTCAGCTTCCGGGCGCCCCCGCTCCCACCTCGCTCGGTGTGGACCCGTTGGTGGCTGGCCAGCTGTTTCCGCAGGcggaaggccttcccacattcactgcagcgGAAACGCCGAGGATCTGCATGGATGCGCCGGTGGTTCTTGAGGGACATGAGGTTGGAGAAGCCCTTGGAACAGGCCTGACAGCCAAAATGGCCAGTCTGGTGGCTCTGTCGGTGATTGATGAGGCTGCCAGCATGCTTGTAGGACCGGCCACACACCTCACAGCTGAAGGGACGCTCTGAGCTGGCCTCAGTCTGGCAGCTCTTCTCTGCCGTCTCCAGCCTCGGCTCTGCCTCGCCCGCCTTCACAGAggcctcctcccactcctcctcttTCACCTTTGCCTCCTCCTCTGAGGGCTCTGCTTTAAGTTCTTCCTGGAATTTTCCCATGTCTGCCTGCCCCGGTCCTTCTGCCACTTTCGGAGGCTCTCTGCTACCTCCGGCCTCTGGCacaagccccacctggggctcagagCCTTTGCAGCGTGGGTGGTTTCGCAGATGATTACGGTAGGCAGCCAGGTTGGGGTAGCAGCGGGAGCAGACAGGACAGATGAAGTCTCCAGTCTGGTGGATCTTGCGGTGGTTTACCAGGCTGCCGCCATGGCGATAGGTCTTACCACACTGATTGCAGCGAAAGGGGCGGGGTTGGGTCTCAGGTGGGCTTTCCCCGCCCTGCAGGCAAACGCTGTCTACAACCATGGCACCTGCTCCCTCTCCAGACTTTgtgtccccaccctccccagagAGAGAAGCCACTGCTGTGCCCTCAAAGACACAGTCACCATCTGCAATCCTTCCCATGGCATCATCTGACTCTCCTAAGTGGCTGGGAGCTTTGTCTGTGGTGTTCCCAGAACTCTGACTCTGGTGGTGACGCTCCAAGCTCCCCAGGTCATCATAAGTCTGACCACAGCAGCCACAGATGTGCCCATAACCAGCTCCATCCAGTGCCTCCACCTCCCGCTGCAGCTGATTCAATAGCTCTGCTTCCGAGAGCTGTAGCGGAGGGCTCTGGGTGGAGGTTGCCCCTGaggctccttcctcttccccctcctcctcggAGCCCTCAGTCAGACCAGAAGAGTCATGAGCCTGGCGTCGGTGAAGCCTGTAGCCAGCCCGTCCTGGGAAGATCATGCCGCAGAGGCAGCAGAGGAAAGGCTGCGCAGGGGCTGCCTCCCCGGGCCCGTGGTTCTGGAAGTGGCTGCGCAGGGCAGGCAGA
Coding sequences:
- the PRSS53 gene encoding serine protease 53 isoform X2, yielding MKQSWGPGLLILGAVVLMKGLRAAQHVCGQRGPGPPEPQEGITVPGEWPWQVSVRRRGVHICSGSLVADTWVLTAAHCFEKAAVTELNSWSVVLGSLQREGLSPGAEEVGVTALQLPRAYSHYSQGSDLALLQLAHPMAHTPLCLPQPTHRFPFGTSCWATGWDQDTNGAPRTLRNLRLRLISRPTCNCLYNRLHQRLLASPARPGMLCGGAQPGVQGPCQGDSGGPVLCREPDGYWVQAGIISFASSCAQEDTPVLLTNTAAYSSWLQAQAQGAVFLSQNPETPEMSDEDSCVACGSLRREGPQAGVPSPWPWDARLKHQGKLACGGALVSEEVVLTAAHCFIGRQTPEEWTIALGTGAEERGLKQLILHGAYTHPEGGYDVAFLLLAQPVTLGPSLRPLCLPYSDHHLPDGERGWVLGLPRQGAGISSPQTVPVTLLGPRACSRLHTTPGSDNIPILPGMGLSGTPLVHEVRGTWFLAGLHSFGDACQGPARPAVFMALPAYESWVSSLDWQVYFAEEPEPETEPGSCLANMRREESSEDEANPALLPLPDRQTNWLLTGGSGILQTQ
- the PRSS53 gene encoding serine protease 53 isoform X3; translation: MKQSWGPGLLILGAVVLMKGLRAAQHVCGQRGPGPPEPQEGITVPGEWPWQVSVRRRGVHICSGSLVADTWVLTAAHCFEKAAVTELNSWSVVLGSLQREGLSPGAEEVGVTALQLPRAYSHYSQGSDLALLQLAHPMAHTPLCLPQPTHRFPFGTSCWATGWDQDTNGAPRTLRNLRLRLISRPTCNCLYNRLHQRLLASPARPGMLCGGAQPGVQGPCQGDSGGPVLCREPDGYWVQAGIISFASSCAQEDTPVLLTNTAAYSSWLQAQAQGAVFLSQNPETPEMSDEDSCVACGSLRREGPQAGVPSPWPWDARLKHQGKLACGGALVSEEVVLTAAHCFIGRQTPEEWTIALGTGAEERGLKQLILHGAYTHPEGGYDVAFLLLAQPVTLGPSLRPLCLPYSDHHLPDGERGWVLGLPRQGAGISSPQTVPVTLLGPRACSRLHTTPGSDNIPILPGMVCTSVVGEPPHCEANQLAVNRWLWDTADTVRQSVRHCPCPSPTSPTHM
- the PRSS53 gene encoding serine protease 53 isoform X1; the encoded protein is MKQSWGPGLLILGAVVLMKGLRAAQHVCGQRGPGPPEPQEGITVPGEWPWQVSVRRRGVHICSGSLVADTWVLTAAHCFEKAAVTELNSWSVVLGSLQREGLSPGAEEVGVTALQLPRAYSHYSQGSDLALLQLAHPMAHTPLCLPQPTHRFPFGTSCWATGWDQDTNGAPRTLRNLRLRLISRPTCNCLYNRLHQRLLASPARPGMLCGGAQPGVQGPCQGDSGGPVLCREPDGYWVQAGIISFASSCAQEDTPVLLTNTAAYSSWLQAQAQGAVFLSQNPETPEMSDEDSCVACGSLRREGPQAGVPSPWPWDARLKHQGKLACGGALVSEEVVLTAAHCFIGRQTPEEWTIALGTGAEERGLKQLILHGAYTHPEGGYDVAFLLLAQPVTLGPSLRPLCLPYSDHHLPDGERGWVLGLPRQGAGISSPQTVPVTLLGPRACSRLHTTPGSDNIPILPGMVCTSVVGEPPHCEGLSGTPLVHEVRGTWFLAGLHSFGDACQGPARPAVFMALPAYESWVSSLDWQVYFAEEPEPETEPGSCLANMRREESSEDEANPALLPLPDRQTNWLLTGGSGILQTQ
- the PRSS53 gene encoding serine protease 53 isoform X4; protein product: MKQSWGPGLLILGAVVLMKGLRAAQHVCGQRGPGPPEPQEGITVPGEWPWQVSVRRRGVHICSGSLVADTWVLTAAHCFEKAAVTELNSWSVVLGSLQREGLSPGAEEVGVTALQLPRAYSHYSQGSDLALLQLAHPMAHTPLCLPQPTHRFPFGTSCWATGWDQDTNGAPRTLRNLRLRLISRPTCNCLYNRLHQRLLASPARPGMLCGGAQPGVQGPCQGDSGGPVLCREPDGYWVQAGIISFASSCAQEDTPVLLTNTAAYSSWLQAQAQGAVFLSQNPETPEMSDEDSCVACGSLRREGPQAGVPSPWPWDARLKHQGKLACGGALVSEEVVLTAAHCFIGRQTPEEWTIALGTGAEERGLKQLILHGAYTHPEGGYDVAFLLLAQPVTLGPSLRPLCLPYSDHHLPDGERGWVLGLPRQGAGISSPQTVPVTLLGPRACSRLHTTPGSDNIPILPGMVCTSVVGSLWDTTGA